In Clostridium sp. JN-1, one genomic interval encodes:
- a CDS encoding PH domain-containing protein — protein MKNYKSTKGHGVLSILGITAVYDLLIITLLFIVNSYEISTLLKITIIVFNLYQIYYILIYSSLEYSIDDYNIYIKGSFGLKNLTIPFKDIKGYKQESGHIKGIKLSGYGKNHFAIGRAIIKKIGSTYMFVTSTKNVIYLKTDDANYGLSPENFNDFKLQLNNKNIYEMDWEYKPNKNINLYKDKKFFIPFLIVAVVVLVITFNPIILYLNNRLPNKMPLSFNSNFIAVEFGTNKQFAFKQMFYGLLNMAVLFCMYNAAYLYARYDRKSVYKFIYIPLILSSFFLVVQIRILSRFI, from the coding sequence GTGAAAAACTATAAATCAACTAAAGGTCATGGAGTATTATCTATACTTGGAATTACTGCAGTATATGATTTGTTGATTATAACATTATTATTTATAGTAAATTCATATGAGATATCTACCTTACTAAAGATTACTATAATAGTTTTTAATTTGTATCAAATATACTATATACTTATTTATAGTTCCCTAGAATACTCGATTGATGATTATAATATTTATATTAAAGGTTCATTTGGATTAAAAAATTTAACTATACCTTTTAAAGATATAAAAGGATATAAGCAAGAATCAGGGCATATAAAAGGAATTAAATTATCTGGATATGGTAAAAATCATTTTGCAATTGGAAGAGCCATAATAAAAAAAATAGGCTCTACATATATGTTTGTTACATCTACTAAAAATGTTATTTACCTAAAGACAGATGATGCAAATTATGGATTATCACCGGAAAACTTTAATGATTTTAAATTGCAGCTGAATAATAAAAATATATATGAGATGGATTGGGAATATAAACCTAATAAAAATATAAACCTTTATAAAGATAAAAAATTTTTTATACCATTTTTAATAGTGGCTGTAGTTGTACTTGTGATTACATTTAATCCAATAATTCTATATTTAAATAATAGACTTCCAAATAAAATGCCTTTAAGTTTTAATTCTAATTTTATAGCAGTAGAGTTTGGTACTAATAAACAATTTGCATTTAAACAGATGTTTTATGGCTTACTCAATATGGCAGTACTATTTTGTATGTACAATGCAGCGTACTTGTATGCAAGATATGATAGAAAGTCCGTATATAAGTTTATTTATATACCACTTATATTATCATCATTTTTTCTTGTAGTGCAAATTAGAATACTGAGTAGATTTATATGA
- a CDS encoding class I SAM-dependent methyltransferase, translating to MELSNRLKTVAMMVDKCHCAADIGTDHGYVPIYLIKNNICETAVACDINKGPLHKAQININSYNLKDKIECRLGNGLNKLKPGEVQGIIIAGMGGNLIRDILEQGLEVFKNANFVVLQPVQNPEILREYIYKKGYKILDENLCIDENKFYEIIKIVYDNKPKIVDEIFYEVSKKLIDINHPDIKKFILAKINRYKTILENIKDTSDLALERKHEIKNKIRKLEEILICL from the coding sequence ATGGAATTGAGTAATAGATTGAAAACTGTTGCAATGATGGTTGACAAATGTCATTGTGCTGCTGATATAGGCACTGATCATGGATATGTTCCTATATATCTTATAAAAAACAATATATGTGAAACTGCAGTAGCTTGTGATATAAATAAGGGACCGCTTCATAAAGCTCAAATTAATATAAATTCTTATAATTTGAAAGATAAAATAGAATGTAGATTAGGTAATGGATTGAATAAGTTAAAGCCAGGAGAAGTTCAAGGTATTATAATTGCTGGAATGGGTGGAAATTTAATAAGGGATATTTTAGAACAGGGATTAGAAGTTTTTAAAAATGCAAACTTTGTTGTACTGCAGCCTGTTCAAAACCCAGAAATTCTAAGAGAGTATATTTATAAAAAGGGATATAAAATATTAGATGAAAACTTATGTATTGACGAAAATAAATTTTATGAGATAATAAAAATAGTATATGATAACAAACCTAAGATTGTAGATGAAATATTTTATGAAGTAAGTAAAAAATTAATAGATATTAATCATCCTGATATAAAAAAATTTATTTTGGCAAAAATTAATAGATATAAGACAATACTTGAAAATATAAAAGATACTAGCGATTTAGCTTTAGAAAGAAAACATGAAATAAAAAATAAAATTCGAAAATTGGAGGAAATATTAATATGTCTTTAA
- a CDS encoding Nif3-like dinuclear metal center hexameric protein encodes MSLKVMDISNIMEEHVPSKFKESYDNVGLMVGDKNCEVTSILVALDCTMSVINEAIQKKCNLILTHHPLLFKKPSSITTDTLLGKKIISLIKNNINLYSSHTNLDSVRGGINDIIAGLLDLTNCKTIDPSPFRTDDDEVSGIGRIGDISEPIMLLELCDKVKMCLNVPYLRFCGNEAKLIKKLAVINGSGQSYFENARKMGADCIITGDTSYHYVSDFAEEGIAVIDAGHFGTEWAGIEVFARWLKNVIEFKGFKNSVLLSKTNKDPYKYK; translated from the coding sequence ATGTCTTTAAAAGTAATGGATATAAGCAATATAATGGAAGAACATGTACCTTCAAAATTCAAGGAGAGCTATGATAATGTTGGACTTATGGTTGGTGATAAAAATTGTGAAGTAACTTCTATACTTGTAGCTTTAGATTGTACTATGTCTGTTATTAATGAAGCCATACAAAAGAAGTGTAATCTTATATTGACGCATCATCCATTATTATTTAAAAAACCATCCAGCATAACTACAGATACTCTTTTAGGTAAGAAAATAATAAGCTTAATAAAAAATAATATAAATTTATATTCAAGTCATACAAACCTGGATTCTGTAAGAGGTGGAATTAATGATATAATAGCAGGTCTTTTAGATTTAACTAATTGTAAAACTATAGATCCTTCCCCGTTTAGAACAGATGATGATGAAGTTTCTGGTATAGGTAGAATTGGCGATATTAGTGAGCCTATTATGCTATTAGAGTTATGTGATAAAGTAAAAATGTGTTTGAATGTACCATACTTAAGGTTTTGTGGAAATGAAGCTAAGTTAATTAAAAAACTAGCAGTTATAAATGGAAGTGGACAGAGCTATTTTGAAAATGCTAGGAAAATGGGAGCAGATTGTATAATAACTGGTGATACATCATATCATTATGTGAGTGATTTTGCGGAAGAAGGTATTGCTGTAATAGATGCAGGACACTTTGGAACTGAATGGGCTGGAATAGAAGTATTTGCTAGATGGCTCAAAAATGTAATAGAATTTAAAGGGTTTAAAAATTCTGTTTTATTATCAAAAACAAATAAAGATCCATATAAATATAAGTAG
- a CDS encoding C4-type zinc ribbon domain-containing protein, whose amino-acid sequence MDSLKLLLEVQKNREAIKRYNGVLKDNSYISTLKKMKVEFEKNKGKFKQKVSEIEKVRLNYKKTNEELVRSKKELEELKFKLYNYAGCDLKFINALQNEISTKEENMKSLDDKSLELLEEEEKLSLDIEKFRSKLSEFKDSFYNYKKAANEKLNDAKSGIIKNTESISKIESVLPKELLKEFNKIFNLTGIGAGELNKHTCSACRMKVSSLTIDYIKKGEKIVYCDNCGRIIYYNDAK is encoded by the coding sequence ATGGATTCATTAAAGTTACTTTTAGAAGTTCAAAAAAATAGGGAAGCAATAAAAAGATATAATGGTGTACTTAAGGATAACTCATATATATCTACGTTAAAAAAGATGAAAGTAGAATTTGAAAAAAATAAGGGTAAGTTTAAACAAAAAGTTAGTGAAATAGAAAAAGTGAGGCTTAATTATAAGAAAACAAATGAAGAATTGGTGAGGTCAAAGAAGGAATTAGAGGAATTAAAGTTTAAACTATACAATTATGCAGGATGTGATTTGAAATTTATAAATGCACTTCAAAATGAAATTAGCACTAAAGAGGAAAATATGAAATCTTTAGATGATAAGTCTTTGGAATTACTTGAAGAAGAGGAAAAGTTGAGTTTAGATATTGAAAAGTTTAGATCTAAGTTATCTGAGTTTAAAGATAGTTTTTATAACTATAAAAAAGCTGCCAATGAGAAATTAAATGATGCCAAAAGTGGTATTATAAAAAATACAGAGTCCATAAGTAAAATAGAAAGTGTTCTTCCAAAGGAACTTCTAAAAGAATTCAATAAAATATTTAATCTAACAGGAATAGGTGCTGGTGAATTAAACAAACATACTTGTTCAGCATGCAGAATGAAAGTATCTTCATTAACTATAGATTATATAAAAAAAGGTGAAAAAATAGTTTATTGTGATAACTGCGGAAGAATAATATATTATAATGATGCAAAATAG
- a CDS encoding trypsin-like peptidase domain-containing protein — protein sequence MDDFHNVKDTTTNNKNFKKKFNKKKFSKIISYVLVGLICSILGGGISTLACLYIIPKSSAFTNTPLYENIIKNANTNSPSLSASTVSSSKGGLTVSEIAKKVGPVVVGVSVKSTSSYSNGFFDNGSESNEEDGMGSGIIISNDGYILTNYHVISNANRVTVILNNKTEVPAKVINYDSALDVAVIKVTKDVKMPAVAELGSSDNMQVGDSVVAIGNPLGKELLGSVTSGIISSTNRQISVGNSSQTLLQTDAAINPGNSGGALVNSLGQVIGINSAKVSGSGVEGLGFAIPIDIVKPKINSLLKPILKIGFAGRDITPEVAKEYNKPEGVYVVQLEEFSPAEKCGLQPGDIITKFDGKSVKSVNDINKIKASHNSGDTVKIEISRDGKNKTLSLKLSE from the coding sequence ATGGATGACTTTCATAATGTAAAAGATACAACAACAAACAATAAAAATTTTAAGAAAAAATTTAACAAGAAAAAGTTTAGCAAGATAATTTCCTATGTATTAGTTGGATTAATTTGCAGTATCTTAGGTGGAGGTATTTCTACCTTAGCTTGCTTATATATAATTCCTAAATCAAGTGCATTTACGAATACACCATTATATGAAAATATAATTAAAAATGCCAACACAAACTCTCCATCTCTTTCTGCATCTACAGTATCATCATCTAAAGGCGGGTTAACTGTTTCTGAAATAGCTAAGAAGGTAGGACCTGTAGTAGTAGGTGTATCGGTAAAATCAACAAGCAGCTATAGTAATGGATTTTTCGATAATGGCAGCGAAAGTAATGAAGAAGATGGTATGGGTTCAGGAATCATTATAAGTAATGACGGCTATATACTTACAAATTATCACGTAATAAGTAATGCAAACCGAGTAACTGTAATCTTAAATAATAAGACAGAAGTACCTGCAAAAGTTATAAATTACGATTCAGCTTTAGATGTAGCTGTAATCAAAGTAACTAAAGATGTAAAAATGCCGGCAGTTGCTGAATTGGGTTCATCTGATAACATGCAAGTTGGTGATTCAGTAGTAGCAATAGGTAATCCTCTTGGAAAGGAATTATTAGGTTCTGTAACTTCAGGTATTATAAGTTCAACTAATAGACAAATAAGTGTTGGAAATTCATCACAGACATTACTTCAAACAGATGCTGCTATAAATCCAGGAAACAGCGGCGGTGCTCTAGTAAATTCATTGGGTCAAGTAATAGGTATAAACTCTGCTAAAGTAAGTGGAAGTGGTGTTGAAGGATTAGGTTTTGCAATACCTATAGACATAGTAAAACCAAAAATCAATAGTTTATTGAAGCCAATTTTAAAAATAGGTTTTGCAGGTAGAGATATAACCCCTGAAGTAGCAAAAGAATATAATAAACCTGAAGGTGTATATGTAGTACAGTTAGAAGAGTTTAGTCCAGCTGAGAAATGTGGTCTTCAGCCTGGAGACATAATAACAAAATTTGATGGTAAATCAGTAAAATCAGTAAATGACATAAATAAAATAAAAGCTAGTCATAATTCAGGAGATACTGTTAAAATAGAGATTTCAAGGGACGGCAAGAATAAAACCCTATCATTAAAATTAAGTGAATAA
- a CDS encoding MATE family efflux transporter: MERSEDLGKESIGKLLLRFSIPAVIGMVVNSLYIIIDRIFIGRVVGAMAISGVSLTFPIGIIIMGFGMLIGVGGSACISIRLGQNRKDEAEKILGNSFILLIVISILVTIVLSIFIDPILKSFGASANTIEYARQFISIIIYASVIQNLGFGLNNIIRAEGNPKKAMMTALIGAPINILLDYIFICVLGFKIRGAAIATVISQTITCIWVVTYFLGNNSMLKLKKENFKLEKNIVSNIIAIGMAPFAMQVASSAVNIILNKSLAVYGGDLAIGAMGIISGISTLVLMPIFGINQGAQPIIGFNYGANKYKRVKKTLIIACIVGTLISSAGSLVVQIAPTALVQLFNKNDANLTNITVHGLKIYMLMFAIVGFQIVSSNFFQAIGKAKTAMFLGLSRQVIVLIPMIIILPHTFKLDGVWMAAPISDFIASIITAVFLLIEVKRLNCKEESENLEQASTKISLDCAK, encoded by the coding sequence ATGGAGAGATCAGAAGACTTAGGAAAAGAATCAATTGGCAAGTTACTACTTCGTTTTTCTATTCCAGCAGTTATAGGAATGGTAGTAAATTCTTTATATATTATTATAGATAGAATATTTATAGGTAGAGTAGTTGGAGCTATGGCTATATCTGGAGTAAGCCTTACTTTTCCTATAGGTATTATAATCATGGGATTTGGTATGCTTATTGGGGTAGGAGGTTCAGCTTGCATATCGATAAGATTAGGACAAAATAGGAAAGATGAAGCTGAAAAGATATTAGGCAACTCATTTATTCTGCTTATAGTTATCTCAATTTTAGTTACCATTGTTTTATCAATCTTTATAGATCCAATACTTAAGTCATTTGGAGCAAGTGCAAATACTATAGAATATGCAAGACAGTTTATAAGTATAATAATATATGCTTCCGTTATTCAAAATCTTGGATTTGGGTTAAACAATATTATTAGGGCAGAAGGAAATCCTAAAAAGGCAATGATGACTGCATTAATAGGAGCACCAATAAATATATTGTTAGACTATATCTTCATTTGTGTTTTGGGATTTAAGATAAGAGGAGCAGCTATTGCAACTGTCATATCTCAAACCATTACTTGTATATGGGTAGTTACTTATTTCTTAGGTAATAATAGTATGTTAAAATTAAAAAAGGAAAATTTCAAATTAGAAAAAAATATTGTTTCAAATATAATTGCAATAGGAATGGCTCCTTTTGCAATGCAGGTTGCATCTAGTGCTGTTAATATAATATTAAATAAGAGTTTAGCTGTTTATGGTGGAGACTTGGCTATAGGAGCTATGGGAATAATAAGTGGTATATCAACCTTAGTTTTAATGCCTATATTTGGTATTAACCAAGGGGCACAGCCTATAATAGGATTTAATTATGGTGCAAATAAATATAAACGTGTAAAAAAGACACTAATAATTGCATGTATTGTTGGAACTTTAATTTCATCTGCAGGTTCTTTAGTAGTTCAAATTGCTCCAACAGCGTTAGTACAATTGTTCAATAAAAATGATGCCAATTTAACTAATATAACCGTTCATGGACTTAAGATATATATGCTTATGTTTGCTATTGTAGGATTTCAAATAGTTAGCTCAAACTTTTTCCAAGCTATAGGAAAAGCAAAGACAGCAATGTTCCTTGGACTTTCAAGACAGGTAATAGTTTTGATACCAATGATTATTATATTACCTCATACATTTAAACTGGATGGAGTATGGATGGCAGCACCTATATCGGATTTTATAGCATCAATAATAACAGCTGTATTTTTATTAATTGAAGTTAAAAGACTTAATTGTAAAGAAGAAAGTGAAAATTTAGAACAAGCTAGTACTAAGATATCATTAGACTGTGCAAAATAA
- a CDS encoding TaqI-like C-terminal specificity domain-containing protein, producing MLDKDSILGLQYENLMDKSKRKDYGTFYTPDFIIDYIMVNTLEKVNVVKNPFLKVLDPSCGSGYFLIKAYAVLLKKFLSSIEKIKDKYLNYIYIDGGIKVTGGEYWVKENMPYHILKNCIYGSDIDNNAVELTKLNLIKAAKRNLNINDNIVCCNSLIKWENMNGNKKLHNFWNSSYDFVVGNPPWVSMKRKYGRNIDKSLMEYYIKEYNGNLYLPNLYEYFIKRSLQVLKDSGKMAFVIPNTFARNLQYMFFRREILTEYNITNLAFEMKFPNIITDIMIMILSKSHDNNNRVCLDIYNKRKYYVYQSVYLNNKNCEFSYEANNLNNIIKASMEDNSISLGDISLTFTGFIGQKTKITKEKTSNTQVKILKGQNISSFKILGTNYYEFNKDTIKGGTKDIKKLKCKNKIIVRKTGNSIIAALDTDGIIIEQSLYGVINLNEKFSYKYILGILNSKLIQWYYLNFLITNEKSVPQIKKYHLDSIPIRYCSERYQSLVGKIVDMLICSDQSKTKLQNDLDNIIFKIYGIDEVYIDIINSSFEFGSRSKRKIRTL from the coding sequence ATGTTAGATAAAGATAGTATACTTGGTTTACAATATGAAAATTTAATGGATAAGTCTAAAAGAAAAGATTATGGTACTTTTTATACACCAGATTTTATAATAGATTATATAATGGTAAATACTTTGGAAAAGGTTAATGTAGTTAAAAATCCTTTTCTAAAGGTATTAGACCCTTCTTGTGGAAGTGGTTATTTTTTGATTAAAGCATATGCTGTATTGCTAAAAAAGTTTCTAAGTTCTATAGAAAAAATTAAAGATAAGTATTTAAATTACATATATATCGATGGCGGGATTAAAGTAACTGGCGGCGAGTATTGGGTAAAAGAAAATATGCCTTATCATATATTAAAAAATTGTATATATGGTTCTGATATAGATAATAATGCAGTTGAACTAACTAAACTGAATCTCATAAAAGCGGCTAAGCGTAATTTGAATATAAATGATAATATAGTTTGTTGTAACAGTTTAATCAAGTGGGAAAACATGAATGGTAATAAAAAGCTGCATAATTTTTGGAATAGTTCGTATGATTTTGTAGTTGGAAATCCACCGTGGGTTTCAATGAAAAGAAAATATGGCAGAAATATAGATAAATCTTTGATGGAGTATTACATTAAGGAGTATAATGGAAATTTATATTTACCTAATTTATATGAATATTTTATAAAACGGTCTTTACAAGTTTTAAAAGACAGCGGTAAGATGGCTTTTGTAATTCCTAATACATTTGCAAGAAACTTACAGTATATGTTTTTTAGAAGAGAAATATTAACTGAATATAATATAACGAATTTAGCTTTTGAAATGAAGTTTCCAAATATAATTACTGATATAATGATTATGATTTTAAGTAAAAGTCATGACAATAATAATAGAGTATGTTTAGATATATATAATAAGAGAAAGTATTATGTGTACCAAAGTGTGTATTTAAATAATAAAAACTGCGAATTTTCATATGAAGCTAATAATTTAAATAATATTATAAAAGCCTCTATGGAGGATAATAGCATTTCATTAGGAGACATTAGTCTTACATTTACTGGATTTATAGGTCAAAAAACAAAGATAACAAAGGAAAAGACAAGTAACACACAAGTAAAAATACTTAAGGGACAAAATATATCGAGTTTTAAAATACTTGGTACAAATTATTATGAGTTCAATAAAGATACTATAAAAGGTGGAACCAAAGATATTAAAAAATTAAAATGCAAAAATAAAATAATTGTTAGAAAAACAGGGAATAGTATAATTGCGGCACTAGATACGGATGGAATTATTATTGAACAATCATTATATGGTGTAATAAATTTAAATGAGAAGTTTTCATATAAATATATTTTAGGTATTTTGAATTCCAAATTAATTCAATGGTATTATTTGAACTTTTTAATTACAAATGAAAAGTCTGTTCCACAGATAAAGAAATATCATTTAGATTCTATACCAATAAGATACTGCAGTGAGAGATATCAAAGCTTAGTTGGAAAAATTGTTGATATGTTAATTTGCAGTGATCAATCAAAAACAAAATTACAAAATGATTTAGATAATATTATATTTAAAATATATGGTATAGATGAAGTATATATAGATATAATTAATTCATCATTTGAATTTGGCAGCAGATCTAAAAGAAAAATACGAACATTATAA
- a CDS encoding NCS2 family permease: MYLEKTKPDKHNKTFLDSFFHLSENGTDVKTEVLAGITTFITMAYIIFVNPNILMQAGMNAKGLMGDAAVKAGISAINDPVVASIFTATCIAAAVGTFVMALYANLPFAQAPGMGLNAFFTYTVCLTLGYTWHQALAAVLVSGILFIIITVTSIREKIVDSIPQNLKFAISGGIGLFIALIGLKSGGIIVANPATLVGFGSFTNPHTLVTVIGITITAILMSRQVKGSILIGILLTTIIGIPFGITHLQGIKLISAPPSLAPTFFSFDFKGLLGIGKAGILGAFTSIIMVIITFSLVDLFDTIGTLVGTAQKANMLDEDGKVKNMHKALLSDAVATTVGSFLGTSTVVTYVESTAGVSQGGRTGLTSFTTGVMFILAMFFSGLVGIVPSEATAPALVIVGVLMMGAVKNIDFDDFTEALPAFLTIALMPFSYSIANGIAAGIIFYPIVKIVTGKYKEVHPIIYILAALFILRFVLMP; the protein is encoded by the coding sequence ATGTACTTAGAAAAAACTAAACCAGACAAACATAACAAAACTTTTTTGGACTCATTTTTTCATTTATCAGAAAATGGTACTGATGTCAAGACAGAAGTGCTGGCAGGAATAACAACTTTTATAACTATGGCTTATATAATTTTTGTTAATCCTAATATTTTAATGCAAGCTGGAATGAATGCAAAAGGTTTAATGGGAGATGCAGCTGTGAAAGCAGGTATATCAGCTATAAATGATCCAGTTGTAGCTTCAATATTTACTGCAACGTGTATAGCAGCAGCAGTAGGTACTTTTGTAATGGCACTTTATGCTAATCTTCCATTTGCACAAGCACCTGGAATGGGACTTAATGCATTTTTCACATATACTGTTTGCTTAACGTTAGGATATACATGGCATCAAGCATTAGCAGCAGTATTAGTATCAGGAATTTTATTTATTATAATTACAGTAACTTCAATAAGAGAAAAGATAGTAGATTCTATTCCACAAAATTTAAAATTTGCAATATCAGGTGGTATAGGTCTCTTTATAGCCCTTATAGGTTTAAAAAGTGGTGGAATAATAGTAGCAAATCCAGCAACTTTGGTTGGTTTTGGAAGTTTTACAAATCCACATACTCTTGTTACTGTAATTGGAATAACAATTACAGCAATATTAATGTCAAGACAGGTTAAAGGATCTATATTGATTGGAATATTACTTACTACTATAATAGGTATTCCTTTTGGAATTACACATTTGCAAGGTATAAAATTGATAAGTGCACCGCCTTCACTTGCTCCTACATTCTTTTCATTTGATTTTAAGGGATTACTTGGAATTGGTAAGGCTGGTATACTTGGAGCTTTTACTAGCATAATAATGGTAATTATAACTTTTAGCTTAGTTGATTTATTTGATACAATAGGAACATTAGTTGGTACAGCTCAAAAAGCTAATATGCTGGATGAAGATGGTAAGGTTAAAAATATGCACAAGGCTTTGTTATCAGATGCAGTTGCAACTACTGTAGGTTCGTTTCTTGGAACTAGTACTGTTGTAACATATGTTGAGTCAACTGCAGGTGTATCACAAGGTGGAAGAACTGGATTAACTTCATTTACTACAGGGGTTATGTTTATTTTAGCTATGTTCTTCAGCGGATTAGTTGGAATAGTTCCTTCAGAAGCTACAGCACCAGCACTTGTAATAGTTGGAGTTCTTATGATGGGCGCTGTAAAAAATATAGATTTTGATGATTTTACTGAAGCACTGCCAGCATTTCTTACCATAGCGTTAATGCCATTTAGTTATAGTATTGCCAATGGTATAGCAGCTGGAATAATCTTTTATCCTATAGTAAAGATAGTTACAGGAAAATATAAAGAAGTTCATCCGATAATATATATACTTGCAGCATTATTTATTTTGAGATTTGTATTAATGCCGTAA
- a CDS encoding YdcF family protein: MKVRKIVILLILIFTAAIILTGLDIICFGNNAVPKRSDCIIILGCRVYGSTPSSFLKSRVEKGFELYKDGYGKYIIVSGGRGSGENISEAEAMKRYLVSKGMDSSKILIDDKSASTIANLINSKAIMKKNDLKTAVIVSNKYHLNRASLMAKHEGIEASCSGVFVASHKYDEALGYIREIPALFKYYIIKMRLKLF; the protein is encoded by the coding sequence ATGAAAGTTAGAAAAATAGTTATATTACTCATATTAATTTTTACTGCGGCTATAATATTAACTGGTTTGGATATAATTTGCTTTGGTAATAATGCTGTACCAAAAAGGTCAGATTGTATAATTATCTTAGGATGTAGAGTTTACGGAAGCACTCCAAGTAGTTTTTTGAAATCAAGAGTAGAAAAAGGATTTGAGCTTTATAAAGATGGTTATGGAAAGTATATTATAGTATCTGGAGGAAGAGGAAGTGGAGAAAATATATCCGAAGCTGAAGCTATGAAAAGATATTTAGTGTCTAAAGGAATGGATTCTTCTAAGATATTGATAGATGATAAATCAGCATCTACTATAGCTAATCTTATAAATTCTAAAGCTATAATGAAAAAGAATGATTTGAAAACTGCAGTAATAGTTTCAAATAAATATCATTTGAATAGAGCATCTCTTATGGCAAAACATGAAGGTATAGAAGCAAGTTGTTCAGGTGTTTTTGTTGCATCACATAAATATGATGAAGCTTTAGGTTATATTAGAGAAATACCAGCTTTGTTTAAATATTATATTATAAAAATGCGTTTGAAACTATTTTAA
- a CDS encoding GDSL-type esterase/lipase family protein encodes MKLVCIGDSLTFGYGVSKRNSWVQLLKSELDIDLINKGVNGDTTAGMLSRSYEDIIGNSPDYVIIMGGSNDFMCNRSLSSVTSNLSELVKESSQHNIIPIIGIEPLLNPSIAKERWSSSINYENINSIQSSCRNWIINFCNKNSINYIDFQKCFELSLKNKFPEELYIDGIHPTPLGHKLIAKCAKDVLESMNICNL; translated from the coding sequence GTGAAACTTGTATGTATAGGTGATAGTCTCACATTTGGATATGGTGTATCTAAAAGAAATTCCTGGGTTCAATTACTCAAGTCAGAATTGGATATAGATTTAATAAATAAAGGAGTAAATGGTGATACAACTGCAGGAATGCTTTCTAGATCTTATGAAGATATAATAGGAAATTCGCCGGACTATGTCATCATAATGGGAGGATCTAATGATTTCATGTGTAATAGAAGTTTAAGCTCAGTAACATCAAATTTAAGCGAATTGGTAAAGGAATCCTCGCAGCACAATATAATTCCTATAATTGGGATAGAACCTCTCTTAAACCCTTCAATTGCAAAAGAAAGATGGAGCAGCAGCATAAATTATGAAAACATAAATTCAATTCAATCCTCCTGCAGAAATTGGATCATAAATTTTTGTAATAAAAACAGCATTAATTATATAGACTTTCAAAAATGCTTTGAGTTAAGTTTAAAAAATAAATTTCCTGAAGAATTATATATAGATGGAATACACCCAACTCCACTTGGACATAAATTAATAGCTAAATGTGCTAAAGATGTCCTTGAATCCATGAATATATGTAATTTATAG
- the purE gene encoding 5-(carboxyamino)imidazole ribonucleotide mutase — protein MKVAIIFGSKSDTEKMRGAANALKEFDIKYDAYILSAHRVPEKLIEVISKINMECDCIIAGAGLAAHLPGVVASHTTLPVIGVPINAALGGMDALLSMVQMPKSIPVAAVGIDNSYNAGMLATEMLSLKYPEIKEKLIEFRKNMKEKFIRDNQEGVEL, from the coding sequence ATGAAAGTAGCCATTATTTTTGGAAGTAAGTCAGATACTGAAAAGATGAGAGGCGCAGCTAATGCACTAAAAGAATTCGATATAAAGTATGATGCATACATACTTTCCGCACACAGAGTTCCAGAAAAGCTTATTGAAGTTATAAGTAAAATAAATATGGAATGTGATTGTATAATAGCAGGAGCAGGTTTAGCAGCTCACCTTCCTGGAGTTGTTGCATCTCATACAACTTTGCCGGTTATAGGGGTTCCTATAAATGCTGCCTTAGGTGGAATGGATGCACTGCTGTCAATGGTACAAATGCCTAAGTCAATTCCAGTTGCAGCAGTAGGTATTGATAATAGTTATAATGCTGGTATGCTTGCCACCGAGATGCTATCTTTAAAATATCCTGAGATTAAAGAAAAGCTTATAGAATTTAGAAAAAATATGAAAGAAAAATTTATAAGAGACAATCAAGAAGGGGTGGAATTATAA